From the Streptomyces sp. KMM 9044 genome, one window contains:
- a CDS encoding SDR family NAD(P)-dependent oxidoreductase — protein sequence MPFDLTGRRALVTGAGHGIGAAVALGLARAGADVIVHHGHSAESAQRVVADISALGRKATAVTADVTDATDVERLVDESVAFLGGLDIVVANAGHLVGRVPVSDMTEEHFRSVIDVNLVSAFRTCRAALPHVREAGRAGRIILMASQAAHDGGGPGATAYAAAKAGVVGFAKGLAKEVGGSGVTVNSLAPGYIGDTAFHGTFTAPEARHGIVEKLPIGRAGTVEDVAGAAVYLASDEAGYVTGATFDIGGGAWPR from the coding sequence ATGCCTTTTGACCTCACGGGGCGCCGTGCGCTCGTCACCGGTGCCGGGCACGGCATCGGCGCGGCCGTCGCGCTAGGGCTGGCCCGGGCGGGCGCCGACGTGATCGTTCACCACGGTCACTCCGCCGAATCGGCCCAGCGCGTCGTGGCCGACATCAGCGCGCTCGGACGGAAGGCCACCGCCGTCACCGCGGACGTCACGGACGCGACCGACGTCGAGCGCCTGGTCGACGAGAGCGTCGCCTTCCTCGGGGGCCTCGACATCGTCGTCGCCAACGCCGGGCATCTGGTCGGACGGGTTCCCGTCTCCGACATGACCGAGGAACACTTCCGCAGCGTGATCGACGTCAACCTCGTCTCCGCCTTCCGCACCTGTCGGGCCGCCCTGCCGCACGTGCGGGAGGCCGGGCGTGCGGGACGGATCATCCTGATGGCCTCGCAGGCGGCCCACGACGGCGGTGGTCCCGGCGCGACCGCCTACGCGGCGGCCAAGGCCGGAGTGGTCGGCTTCGCCAAGGGGCTGGCCAAGGAGGTCGGCGGCTCCGGGGTGACGGTCAACTCCCTCGCTCCCGGCTACATCGGCGACACCGCCTTCCACGGCACGTTCACCGCGCCCGAGGCCCGCCACGGCATCGTGGAGAAACTGCCCATCGGCCGCGCGGGCACCGTGGAGGACGTCGCGGGCGCGGCCGTCTACCTGGCCTCGGACGAGGCCGGATACGTCACCGGCGCCACCTTCGACATCGGCGGCGGCGCATGGCCGCGCTGA
- a CDS encoding carbohydrate ABC transporter permease translates to MSAEKLSAGAATAVTPRTSRPLLARRLRRVALHLVLGTVSLAMAIPFLWMIITSLKTDPDLASYPPGLLPRIWDWDNYPEALEYAPFGTYFRNSLFISLGHTALNLALASMAGYALARLPFRGSTVIFMGVLATMMIPTYTKIVPQYLIAKGIPFFGGNDYLGRGGHGWLDSWWGLIIPGALTPFAIFLFRQFYLSLPRELEEAARIDGMGEFGIYARVMTPLVKPAIATVGLLTFESSWNNFLWPLIITTDTDLRVIQVGLSAFQQADQNAWAYMMAGTTLATVPMVALFLLTQRYFVQGFANSGIK, encoded by the coding sequence ATGTCCGCTGAGAAGCTCTCCGCCGGCGCCGCGACCGCGGTGACCCCGCGTACGAGCAGACCCCTGCTCGCCCGGCGACTGCGACGCGTGGCGCTGCACCTGGTGCTCGGCACGGTGTCGTTGGCGATGGCCATCCCCTTTCTGTGGATGATCATCACCTCGCTCAAGACCGATCCCGACCTGGCCTCCTACCCCCCGGGGCTGCTGCCCCGGATCTGGGACTGGGACAACTACCCGGAGGCCCTGGAGTACGCACCCTTCGGCACCTACTTCCGCAACAGCCTGTTCATCTCGCTCGGGCACACCGCGCTCAACCTGGCGCTGGCCTCCATGGCCGGATACGCCCTGGCCCGCCTCCCCTTCCGGGGCAGCACCGTGATCTTCATGGGTGTCCTGGCCACCATGATGATCCCGACCTACACCAAGATCGTGCCCCAGTACCTGATCGCCAAGGGCATCCCGTTCTTCGGCGGCAACGACTATCTGGGCCGGGGCGGCCACGGCTGGCTCGACTCGTGGTGGGGTCTCATCATTCCCGGCGCGCTCACGCCTTTCGCCATCTTCCTCTTCCGGCAGTTCTACCTCTCGTTGCCACGGGAGCTGGAGGAGGCCGCCCGCATCGACGGCATGGGGGAGTTCGGCATCTACGCACGGGTGATGACACCCCTGGTCAAGCCGGCCATCGCCACCGTCGGCCTGCTCACCTTCGAGAGCAGCTGGAACAACTTCCTGTGGCCGCTGATCATCACGACCGACACCGACCTGCGGGTCATCCAGGTGGGACTGTCCGCCTTCCAGCAGGCCGACCAGAACGCCTGGGCCTACATGATGGCCGGCACGACGCTCGCCACGGTCCCGATGGTGGCGCTGTTCCTGCTCACCCAGCGGTACTTCGTGCAGGGCTTCGCCAACTCCGGCATCAAATAG
- a CDS encoding carbohydrate ABC transporter permease: MQRDERPRRTKKFGHERGRVALLLLAPSVIHLVWWIGIPVVATFALAFTDYDILAGTVTFNGLDNFQEIFSDSTWNASIWHTVVFTFFTVPVAMAIAVVLALLLNVKMRGSAWYRTAVFMPHVTATVAIALVWMWMFEPRLGVVNTMLGWVGIDGPVWLADPDWALTAVIVVSIWKGIGIKMLIYLAALQAMPNDVYEAAKIDGASQVRQFFSITLPLLKPATFFVLVVSIIDSFQAFDQLYVLTPDGGPGNSTTVMTYEIYRTAFKEFNMGAACAQSVVLFAFLLVLMLISRRLTGKEDDVR, encoded by the coding sequence ATGCAGCGCGACGAACGGCCCCGGCGCACAAAGAAGTTCGGACACGAACGGGGCCGGGTAGCCCTCCTCCTGCTGGCGCCCTCGGTCATCCACCTCGTGTGGTGGATCGGCATCCCGGTCGTGGCGACCTTCGCCCTGGCGTTCACCGACTACGACATCCTCGCGGGCACGGTCACCTTCAACGGTCTGGACAACTTCCAGGAGATCTTCAGTGACTCGACCTGGAACGCGTCCATCTGGCACACCGTCGTCTTCACCTTCTTCACCGTGCCGGTGGCCATGGCGATCGCGGTCGTCCTGGCGCTCCTGCTCAACGTGAAGATGCGGGGGTCGGCCTGGTACCGGACGGCGGTCTTCATGCCGCACGTCACCGCGACCGTGGCGATCGCCCTGGTGTGGATGTGGATGTTCGAACCCCGGCTCGGTGTCGTGAACACGATGCTCGGCTGGGTCGGCATCGACGGGCCGGTCTGGCTGGCCGACCCGGACTGGGCTCTGACCGCCGTGATCGTGGTGAGCATCTGGAAGGGCATCGGCATCAAGATGCTCATCTACCTGGCCGCCCTGCAGGCCATGCCGAACGACGTGTACGAGGCGGCGAAGATCGACGGCGCCTCACAGGTGCGGCAGTTCTTCTCCATCACCCTGCCGCTGCTGAAACCGGCGACGTTCTTCGTCCTGGTGGTGTCGATCATCGACTCCTTCCAGGCGTTCGACCAACTGTACGTGCTGACGCCCGACGGAGGGCCCGGCAACTCGACGACGGTCATGACGTACGAGATCTACCGCACGGCGTTCAAGGAGTTCAACATGGGTGCGGCCTGCGCTCAGAGCGTGGTGCTGTTCGCCTTCCTGCTGGTGCTCATGCTGATCAGCCGACGTCTCACCGGGAAGGAAGACGATGTCCGCTGA